The Bacteroidota bacterium region GAGGCTTGATTGGAGCATCCTGTATTTGCATTAGTAACAGTTGCAATATAAGTAGATGTAGTATTTGGGGTAACGTTAATATTTATTCCGGCTTGCCCATTGCTCCAGACAACTGTATTTTCTAGTGTTGTAGCAATAAGCACAGCTGTTTCTCCATCACAAATAGTCTCGGAGTTAACTGTGATAGCTGGCAATGGATTAACTACAATGTTGCTTTGAGCAGTATTGGTGCATCCGTTTTGATCAGTACCAATTACAGTTAAACTAATGTCTGCAACAGGATTAACAACTATAGCTGCACCGTTTTGCCCATTGCTCCATTGATAGGAACTAGCTCCCGTTGCATTAAGTGTAATGCCACCTCCTGAACATACCGCACCGGAAGAGGCGGATACTGTTGGCAAATCATTTACTACAATTGTTGCCATAGATTGATGTAAACACCCATTTACAAAATCAGAAATGGTATAAACACCGGAATTAGCAGACCCTACAGTAGGCACACTGATTTGATTTAAGTTGGTTGTAACATCTACTCCAAGATTGTTTGTAACAGTATGTGTAGTAACAAAACCGGGATTGCATGCATAAGAAATAGAGAAGTTTAATGTTTGTCCCGCACAAACAGGCGAGTTGTGCGATGTTGTAAGCGCACACATCATATTTGGTCTTTCAACATTCAGTGCAAGTGTTGGCTCTATCGCAAACGTATTTCTGATAAATACGAAGTCGAAATATATTTGTAAGCCTTGGTATGCTTGGGAACCCAAAAAGAATCCAACCGTAGTACCAGTTTCTGTATTAAATAATTGCGATGCCGAAGTGTAAGAGCCAACACTGCTATTGCTGTAGAAAGGCATATATTGAAAGCGCTTTGCTACAGCATTATTCTGGTAGGTAGCTATCCGTGTATAGTTCCAAGCATTGCGCATATCCAAACTGCTATTGTATTGTGTGGTTGTTCCTGTCCCACCACCCAAATTTGTCCAAACCTTATCAGAGGGAAATTCATCATCACACTTATTAGCAGCAATAACTTTATTTCCTATAGTATTTACCCAGCCAATCAATGGGTCGCTATCCGGAAAGTTAGAACCACCGCCTGTATAAGGATGATTAGTTAAAAACATTTTAGTACCTGCCTCATAATTTCCCAGTGGCATCGGACGAAACAATCCTGCGTCATCATTTGGGTTGCTTGTTGTATTTGCCGTAAATGTATAGTGTCCGGAAGTAGAAGCCAATGGGGTAGTATAAAAAACTTCGCCACCATTATTGGCTATTTGAATTGGCCACTTAGCAGTATTTATGGTAGGTGCGTTGAAATCATCGAAAAATACAAACACATTGTCCCCACTAAAATAGGGATTGATAGCGGGTGCATTAGGATTACCGTAGTACATATATACTGTATCTACCCCGGGATCTAAAGAAGGTATCTTAATCCAAAAAGTGGTTCTAAGATTATTAAACGAAGAATCTTCCATCCAAAAAAACAAGTCTTGACATTTGTGTTGAAATAATATATCATTTGCAGTCTGACTCATTTTATTGGAAGCAACCAATACATTAGTTTGCATAT contains the following coding sequences:
- a CDS encoding DUF2341 domain-containing protein, with amino-acid sequence MFNTSGYKKSVTLSVLFFLLIQFSSFSQSNLAYSYVLPIVVTNPNATAISNVQLSFDMQTNVLVASNKMSQTANDILFQHKCQDLFFWMEDSSFNNLRTTFWIKIPSLDPGVDTVYMYYGNPNAPAINPYFSGDNVFVFFDDFNAPTINTAKWPIQIANNGGEVFYTTPLASTSGHYTFTANTTSNPNDDAGLFRPMPLGNYEAGTKMFLTNHPYTGGGSNFPDSDPLIGWVNTIGNKVIAANKCDDEFPSDKVWTNLGGGTGTTTQYNSSLDMRNAWNYTRIATYQNNAVAKRFQYMPFYSNSSVGSYTSASQLFNTETGTTVGFFLGSQAYQGLQIYFDFVFIRNTFAIEPTLALNVERPNMMCALTTSHNSPVCAGQTLNFSISYACNPGFVTTHTVTNNLGVDVTTNLNQISVPTVGSANSGVYTISDFVNGCLHQSMATIVVNDLPTVSASSGAVCSGGGITLNATGASSYQWSNGQNGAAIVVNPVADISLTVIGTDQNGCTNTAQSNIVVNPLPAITVNSETICDGETAVLIATTLENTVVWSNGQAGININVTPNTTSTYIATVTNANTGCSNQASGVVTVNNNPTIVVNTAQACESVPFTLSATGGVSYLWADEANNTYTSPSITQTLNNSVNYSLVVTDVNGCSAVQLVPVTIHPNPVADFQLTVIDSVCSYNALAINQSTGADMYSWKVNNQSVFSADLSISLSKSGSYPLELIATTNNGCKDTAIQTIKLSEDFYSTFYVPNSFSPNKDGINDVWSIESLCTSDFTCSIFDRWGNLITTLENAQSGWDGKNKNNEVLNDIYVYKLSYKDALTAENREQNGHIIVLK